GCTGCAGGCCGAGCGGGCCCTCATCCCGCAGGCCGACGGCACGCTCGTGGTCGTGCCGGGTGTCGACCCCGACGCGGCATCCGACTCCCTGCTGGCGTCGCTGCTGACCCTGTCGGACGTCTACCTGACGGGCTACCATGCCGCGCATCTCGCCCGCGTGCGGCCCGGCCAGACGGTGACGGTCGTCGGCGACGGTGCCGTGGGGCTGTCGGCGGTGCTCGCCGCCCGCACCCTCGGCGCGGAGCGGATCATCCTCATGGGCCGCCACACCGACCGCACCGATCTGGGCGTCGAGTTCGGCGCGACCGACGTCGTCGCCGAGCGCGGCGCAGAGGGCATCGACCGCGTGATGGACCTCACGAACGGCGAGGGCAGCCACGTGGTGATCGAGGCGGTCGGCCACATGCCCGCGTACGAGCAGTCCTATGGCGTCGTGCGTCCGGGCGGAGTCATCTCGCGCGTCGGCGTGCCGCAGTACGAGAGCGCACCGGTGGGCTTCGCCTCGCTGTTCGGCAAGAACATCACTCTGACGGGCGGCGTCGCCCCGGTGCGCGCCTACCTCGACGACGCGATTCCGCTCGTGCTCGACGGCACGATCGAGCCCGGCCGGGTCTTCGATCGCATCATGCCGCTCGACGAGGCGCCCGCTGCCTACGCCGCGATGGACTCCCGAGAGGCGCTGAAGGTGATGCTGACGGTCTGAGCCGTCGAAGCGCCCGGCAGCAGGCTCACGCGTTGAGCAGCTCCCAGTGGCCCTCGGAGATCACGTCGACCTCGCCGTCGACGACACGGATCGCCGTCTGGTCGTCGATCGCGTAGGCGCGACCGCCGATGCCCTCCGCCCACCGGTGGGCCGCCGCGGTCGTGTTTCCGGTCCAGCCCGGATAGTCCAGATGCGGGAAGATCGAGAAGTCGACCAGTCCCAGCGTCTCGTCGGTCCCGCCCGGATGCCGGTCGACGAACTCCGGTCCGATACGCGGCGTGAGGGCCATGCTGCCCGCGCTGATGCCGACCCAGACGGTCTCGTGCAGCTCCGGCAGGAGGTCGGCCAGTCCCGACCGACGGATCCATTCGGCCAGATACACCGCTTCGCCGCCGTCGACGAGAAGCGCATCGGCTTCCTGCACCCACGGCATCCATCGCTCGGGCGCGATCGTCGGCAGGGCGGTGAGCTCGAGCACGCCGACCTCACGCCACCCGAGCTCGACGGGGCTGTGGATGCCGCCGGGCCACCGCCCCGCCGTCGAACGCCACACCGTCTCCGGCGAGCACATCGGCTGCCCCCAC
The sequence above is a segment of the Microbacterium sp. PM5 genome. Coding sequences within it:
- a CDS encoding alcohol dehydrogenase catalytic domain-containing protein; translated protein: MRATVMFGAGDVRVENVPDPVIQQPTDAVVRIVRACVCGSDLHPYHSMTESSTGRRMGHELIAVVEETGADVTTVRPGDFVVVPFVYSDNTCVFCREGFQTSCQHGGFYGNGRVGGLQAERALIPQADGTLVVVPGVDPDAASDSLLASLLTLSDVYLTGYHAAHLARVRPGQTVTVVGDGAVGLSAVLAARTLGAERIILMGRHTDRTDLGVEFGATDVVAERGAEGIDRVMDLTNGEGSHVVIEAVGHMPAYEQSYGVVRPGGVISRVGVPQYESAPVGFASLFGKNITLTGGVAPVRAYLDDAIPLVLDGTIEPGRVFDRIMPLDEAPAAYAAMDSREALKVMLTV
- a CDS encoding Type 1 glutamine amidotransferase-like domain-containing protein translates to MKLLLTSGGVTNDSIRTALEDLLGKPIADSSALFIPTAQWGQPMCSPETVWRSTAGRWPGGIHSPVELGWREVGVLELTALPTIAPERWMPWVQEADALLVDGGEAVYLAEWIRRSGLADLLPELHETVWVGISAGSMALTPRIGPEFVDRHPGGTDETLGLVDFSIFPHLDYPGWTGNTTAAAHRWAEGIGGRAYAIDDQTAIRVVDGEVDVISEGHWELLNA